A window of Peromyscus eremicus chromosome 7, PerEre_H2_v1, whole genome shotgun sequence contains these coding sequences:
- the Aste1 gene encoding protein asteroid homolog 1 isoform X1: MGIRGLMSFVEDYSNEFFTDLKLRDTKIIIDGYSLFHRLCFNSNLELRYGGDYDSFADVVQKFFESLFACHICPYVVLDGGCDISDKKLTTLKDRAREKIQVAHSLSVGGGGNVCPLLIREVFIQVLIRLNVCFVQSFSEADRDIMTLANHWNCPVLSSDSDFCIFDLKSGFCPLSSFQWRNLNIVKTTQDYYIPAKCFSLDAFCHYFSNMNKALLPLFAVLCGNDHVNLPIIETFISKARLPLSSKGRRYQRVVGLLNWLSHFDDPTEALDHVLKHLPKKGREDVKELLCCSMEEYQPSQVKLQDFFHCGTYVCPDALNLGLPEWVQVALAKGQLPPFISDALVLQRTFLHTQVENMQRPNAHKIAQPIRQIIYGLLLNASSHPEDISQNTVPSQPLAFNEVERVNKNIKISVVYAKQLLKDHSDLSKLTENIGCFQLPLARRQMLLLEALKVKQVVLESIPALLQLPVAVTCYWLQSTEAKAKLHHLQALLLGMLMEPLHAIINCPGEEDPRAGGAKTLYEELQRVKTPTRPGARLDLDTAHVFCQWQCCLQMGLYLNQLLSTPLPEPDLTQLYSGSLVHGLCQQLLASTSAESLLNMCPEAKQLYEHLFNATRSCAPAELFLPKTQSNSKKRRQKKKAGSQSKNQEVTTSNTRHWGDRSNRFGLLMVESLEEHVETSELE, from the exons ATGGGCATCCGAGGACTAATGAGTTTCGTGGAAGACTACAGTAATGAATTCTTCACTGATTTGAAACTGCGCGACACAAAAATTATCATTGATGGCTATTCTCTTTTCCACCGACTTTGCTTCAATTCAAACTTGGAACTCCGGTATGGAGGGGACTATGATTCATTTGCAGACGTTGTACAGAAATTCTTTGAATCACTGTTTGCCTGTCATATTTGTCCGTATGTTGTATTAGATGGAGGGTGTGACATTTCAGATAAAAAGCTTACAACTTTGAAGGATCGAGCTAGAGAGAAGATCCAAGTGGCCCATTCTCTTTCTGTTGGTGGGGGTGGGAATGTGTGTCCCTTACTCATCCGAGAAGTGTTCATCCAGGTTTTGATTAGGCTTAACGTATGTTTTGTCCAGAGCTTTTCAGAAGCAGATCGGGACATTATGACACTTGCCAATCACTGGAACTGTCCTGTGCTATCATCAGATAGTGACTTTTGCATTTTTGACCTGAAAAGTGGGTTCTGCCCACTGAGCAGCTTTCAGTGGAGAAATCTGAACATTGTTAAGACTACACAAGATTACTATATTCCTGCCAAATGTTTTTCCCTTGATGCATTCTGCCATTACTTCAGCAACATGAACAAAGCTCTATTACCTCTCTTTGCGGTGCTATGTGGAAATGACCATGTTAACCTGCCCATCATAGAGACATTCATAAGTAAAGCGCGTCTTCCTCTTAGTTCTAAGGGGAGGAGGTATCAACGAGTTGTGGGACTTCTGAACTGGTTGTCTCATTTTGATGACCCCACTGAAGCACTAGATCATGTCCTGAAGCATCTCCCCAAAAAGGGTCGAGAAGATGTCAAGGAACTTCTCTGCTGTTCCATGGAGGAATACCAGCCTTCCCAGGTGAAGCTGCAGGACTTCTTCCACTGTGGTACTTACGTCTGTCCAGACGCTTTGAATCTGGGCTTACCAGAGTGGGTACAAGTAGCTCTAGCCAAAGGCCAGCTACCACCTTTCATCAGTGATGCTTTGGTGCTCCAAAGGACCTTTCTTCACACACAGGTAGAAAATATGCAGCGACCAAATGCCCACAAAATAGCTCAGCCCATCCGGCAAATCATCTATGGGCTTCTTTTGAATGCCTCATCACATCCAGAAGATATATCCCAGAATACAGTGCCTTCTCAGCCTCTGGCTTTCAATGAAGTGGaaagagttaataaaaatatcaaaatatcagTTGTTTATGCAAAGCAGCTACTCAAGGATCATTCTGACTTAAGCAAATTGACTGAG AACATTGGATGTTTTCAGCTCCCCTTGGCTAGGCGGCAGATGCTTCTGTTGGAAGCCCTGAAGGTCAAACAGGTCGTCCTGGAGTCCATCCCTGCTCTGCTGCAGCTGCCCGTTGCTGTCACTTGTTACTGGTTGCAGTCCACAGAGGCCAAGGCAAAGCTCCATCATCTGCAGGCCTTACTGCTGGGGATGCTGATGGAGCCCTTGCATGCCATCATCAACTGCCCTG GTGAGGAAGATCCACGGGCAGGTGGTGCCAAGACGCTGTATGAAGAGTTACAACGGGTGAAGACGCCCACGCGGCCGGGTGCCAGGCTGGACTTAGACACAGCTCACGTCTTCTGTCAGTGGCAGTGCTGCCTCCAGATGGGGCTGTATCTCAACCAGCTCCTGTCCACTCCTCTGCCAGAGCCAGACCTAACTCA GTTGTACAGTGGAAGCCTGGTGCATGGACTCTGCCAGCAACTGCTAGCATCCACCTCTGCAGAAAGCCTCCTGAACATGTGTCCTGAGGCAAAGCAACTTTATGAACATCTGTTCAATGCCACGAGGTCATGTGCCCCAGCTGAACTGTTTTTACCAAAGACTCAATCAAACTCaaaaaagaggaggcagaagaaaaaGGCTGGCAGCCAGTCAAAGAACCAAGAGGTAACCACTTCAAACACCAGGCACTGGGGTGACAGAAGCAATCGGTTCGGGCTGTTAATGGTTGAAAGCTTGGAGGAGCACGTAGAGACCTCAGAGCTTGAATAA
- the Aste1 gene encoding protein asteroid homolog 1 isoform X2, whose translation MGIRGLMSFVEDYSNEFFTDLKLRDTKIIIDGYSLFHRLCFNSNLELRYGGDYDSFADVVQKFFESLFACHICPYVVLDGGCDISDKKLTTLKDRAREKIQVAHSLSVGGGGNVCPLLIREVFIQVLIRLNVCFVQSFSEADRDIMTLANHWNCPVLSSDSDFCIFDLKSGFCPLSSFQWRNLNIVKTTQDYYIPAKCFSLDAFCHYFSNMNKALLPLFAVLCGNDHVNLPIIETFISKARLPLSSKGRRYQRVVGLLNWLSHFDDPTEALDHVLKHLPKKGREDVKELLCCSMEEYQPSQVKLQDFFHCGTYVCPDALNLGLPEWVQVALAKGQLPPFISDALVLQRTFLHTQVENMQRPNAHKIAQPIRQIIYGLLLNASSHPEDISQNTVPSQPLAFNEVERVNKNIKISVVYAKQLLKDHSDLSKLTELPLARRQMLLLEALKVKQVVLESIPALLQLPVAVTCYWLQSTEAKAKLHHLQALLLGMLMEPLHAIINCPGEEDPRAGGAKTLYEELQRVKTPTRPGARLDLDTAHVFCQWQCCLQMGLYLNQLLSTPLPEPDLTQLYSGSLVHGLCQQLLASTSAESLLNMCPEAKQLYEHLFNATRSCAPAELFLPKTQSNSKKRRQKKKAGSQSKNQEVTTSNTRHWGDRSNRFGLLMVESLEEHVETSELE comes from the exons ATGGGCATCCGAGGACTAATGAGTTTCGTGGAAGACTACAGTAATGAATTCTTCACTGATTTGAAACTGCGCGACACAAAAATTATCATTGATGGCTATTCTCTTTTCCACCGACTTTGCTTCAATTCAAACTTGGAACTCCGGTATGGAGGGGACTATGATTCATTTGCAGACGTTGTACAGAAATTCTTTGAATCACTGTTTGCCTGTCATATTTGTCCGTATGTTGTATTAGATGGAGGGTGTGACATTTCAGATAAAAAGCTTACAACTTTGAAGGATCGAGCTAGAGAGAAGATCCAAGTGGCCCATTCTCTTTCTGTTGGTGGGGGTGGGAATGTGTGTCCCTTACTCATCCGAGAAGTGTTCATCCAGGTTTTGATTAGGCTTAACGTATGTTTTGTCCAGAGCTTTTCAGAAGCAGATCGGGACATTATGACACTTGCCAATCACTGGAACTGTCCTGTGCTATCATCAGATAGTGACTTTTGCATTTTTGACCTGAAAAGTGGGTTCTGCCCACTGAGCAGCTTTCAGTGGAGAAATCTGAACATTGTTAAGACTACACAAGATTACTATATTCCTGCCAAATGTTTTTCCCTTGATGCATTCTGCCATTACTTCAGCAACATGAACAAAGCTCTATTACCTCTCTTTGCGGTGCTATGTGGAAATGACCATGTTAACCTGCCCATCATAGAGACATTCATAAGTAAAGCGCGTCTTCCTCTTAGTTCTAAGGGGAGGAGGTATCAACGAGTTGTGGGACTTCTGAACTGGTTGTCTCATTTTGATGACCCCACTGAAGCACTAGATCATGTCCTGAAGCATCTCCCCAAAAAGGGTCGAGAAGATGTCAAGGAACTTCTCTGCTGTTCCATGGAGGAATACCAGCCTTCCCAGGTGAAGCTGCAGGACTTCTTCCACTGTGGTACTTACGTCTGTCCAGACGCTTTGAATCTGGGCTTACCAGAGTGGGTACAAGTAGCTCTAGCCAAAGGCCAGCTACCACCTTTCATCAGTGATGCTTTGGTGCTCCAAAGGACCTTTCTTCACACACAGGTAGAAAATATGCAGCGACCAAATGCCCACAAAATAGCTCAGCCCATCCGGCAAATCATCTATGGGCTTCTTTTGAATGCCTCATCACATCCAGAAGATATATCCCAGAATACAGTGCCTTCTCAGCCTCTGGCTTTCAATGAAGTGGaaagagttaataaaaatatcaaaatatcagTTGTTTATGCAAAGCAGCTACTCAAGGATCATTCTGACTTAAGCAAATTGACTGAG CTCCCCTTGGCTAGGCGGCAGATGCTTCTGTTGGAAGCCCTGAAGGTCAAACAGGTCGTCCTGGAGTCCATCCCTGCTCTGCTGCAGCTGCCCGTTGCTGTCACTTGTTACTGGTTGCAGTCCACAGAGGCCAAGGCAAAGCTCCATCATCTGCAGGCCTTACTGCTGGGGATGCTGATGGAGCCCTTGCATGCCATCATCAACTGCCCTG GTGAGGAAGATCCACGGGCAGGTGGTGCCAAGACGCTGTATGAAGAGTTACAACGGGTGAAGACGCCCACGCGGCCGGGTGCCAGGCTGGACTTAGACACAGCTCACGTCTTCTGTCAGTGGCAGTGCTGCCTCCAGATGGGGCTGTATCTCAACCAGCTCCTGTCCACTCCTCTGCCAGAGCCAGACCTAACTCA GTTGTACAGTGGAAGCCTGGTGCATGGACTCTGCCAGCAACTGCTAGCATCCACCTCTGCAGAAAGCCTCCTGAACATGTGTCCTGAGGCAAAGCAACTTTATGAACATCTGTTCAATGCCACGAGGTCATGTGCCCCAGCTGAACTGTTTTTACCAAAGACTCAATCAAACTCaaaaaagaggaggcagaagaaaaaGGCTGGCAGCCAGTCAAAGAACCAAGAGGTAACCACTTCAAACACCAGGCACTGGGGTGACAGAAGCAATCGGTTCGGGCTGTTAATGGTTGAAAGCTTGGAGGAGCACGTAGAGACCTCAGAGCTTGAATAA
- the Aste1 gene encoding protein asteroid homolog 1 isoform X4 encodes MAILFSTDFASIQTWNSDGGCDISDKKLTTLKDRAREKIQVAHSLSVGGGGNVCPLLIREVFIQVLIRLNVCFVQSFSEADRDIMTLANHWNCPVLSSDSDFCIFDLKSGFCPLSSFQWRNLNIVKTTQDYYIPAKCFSLDAFCHYFSNMNKALLPLFAVLCGNDHVNLPIIETFISKARLPLSSKGRRYQRVVGLLNWLSHFDDPTEALDHVLKHLPKKGREDVKELLCCSMEEYQPSQVKLQDFFHCGTYVCPDALNLGLPEWVQVALAKGQLPPFISDALVLQRTFLHTQVENMQRPNAHKIAQPIRQIIYGLLLNASSHPEDISQNTVPSQPLAFNEVERVNKNIKISVVYAKQLLKDHSDLSKLTELPLARRQMLLLEALKVKQVVLESIPALLQLPVAVTCYWLQSTEAKAKLHHLQALLLGMLMEPLHAIINCPGEEDPRAGGAKTLYEELQRVKTPTRPGARLDLDTAHVFCQWQCCLQMGLYLNQLLSTPLPEPDLTQLYSGSLVHGLCQQLLASTSAESLLNMCPEAKQLYEHLFNATRSCAPAELFLPKTQSNSKKRRQKKKAGSQSKNQEVTTSNTRHWGDRSNRFGLLMVESLEEHVETSELE; translated from the exons ATGGCTATTCTCTTTTCCACCGACTTTGCTTCAATTCAAACTTGGAACTCCG ATGGAGGGTGTGACATTTCAGATAAAAAGCTTACAACTTTGAAGGATCGAGCTAGAGAGAAGATCCAAGTGGCCCATTCTCTTTCTGTTGGTGGGGGTGGGAATGTGTGTCCCTTACTCATCCGAGAAGTGTTCATCCAGGTTTTGATTAGGCTTAACGTATGTTTTGTCCAGAGCTTTTCAGAAGCAGATCGGGACATTATGACACTTGCCAATCACTGGAACTGTCCTGTGCTATCATCAGATAGTGACTTTTGCATTTTTGACCTGAAAAGTGGGTTCTGCCCACTGAGCAGCTTTCAGTGGAGAAATCTGAACATTGTTAAGACTACACAAGATTACTATATTCCTGCCAAATGTTTTTCCCTTGATGCATTCTGCCATTACTTCAGCAACATGAACAAAGCTCTATTACCTCTCTTTGCGGTGCTATGTGGAAATGACCATGTTAACCTGCCCATCATAGAGACATTCATAAGTAAAGCGCGTCTTCCTCTTAGTTCTAAGGGGAGGAGGTATCAACGAGTTGTGGGACTTCTGAACTGGTTGTCTCATTTTGATGACCCCACTGAAGCACTAGATCATGTCCTGAAGCATCTCCCCAAAAAGGGTCGAGAAGATGTCAAGGAACTTCTCTGCTGTTCCATGGAGGAATACCAGCCTTCCCAGGTGAAGCTGCAGGACTTCTTCCACTGTGGTACTTACGTCTGTCCAGACGCTTTGAATCTGGGCTTACCAGAGTGGGTACAAGTAGCTCTAGCCAAAGGCCAGCTACCACCTTTCATCAGTGATGCTTTGGTGCTCCAAAGGACCTTTCTTCACACACAGGTAGAAAATATGCAGCGACCAAATGCCCACAAAATAGCTCAGCCCATCCGGCAAATCATCTATGGGCTTCTTTTGAATGCCTCATCACATCCAGAAGATATATCCCAGAATACAGTGCCTTCTCAGCCTCTGGCTTTCAATGAAGTGGaaagagttaataaaaatatcaaaatatcagTTGTTTATGCAAAGCAGCTACTCAAGGATCATTCTGACTTAAGCAAATTGACTGAG CTCCCCTTGGCTAGGCGGCAGATGCTTCTGTTGGAAGCCCTGAAGGTCAAACAGGTCGTCCTGGAGTCCATCCCTGCTCTGCTGCAGCTGCCCGTTGCTGTCACTTGTTACTGGTTGCAGTCCACAGAGGCCAAGGCAAAGCTCCATCATCTGCAGGCCTTACTGCTGGGGATGCTGATGGAGCCCTTGCATGCCATCATCAACTGCCCTG GTGAGGAAGATCCACGGGCAGGTGGTGCCAAGACGCTGTATGAAGAGTTACAACGGGTGAAGACGCCCACGCGGCCGGGTGCCAGGCTGGACTTAGACACAGCTCACGTCTTCTGTCAGTGGCAGTGCTGCCTCCAGATGGGGCTGTATCTCAACCAGCTCCTGTCCACTCCTCTGCCAGAGCCAGACCTAACTCA GTTGTACAGTGGAAGCCTGGTGCATGGACTCTGCCAGCAACTGCTAGCATCCACCTCTGCAGAAAGCCTCCTGAACATGTGTCCTGAGGCAAAGCAACTTTATGAACATCTGTTCAATGCCACGAGGTCATGTGCCCCAGCTGAACTGTTTTTACCAAAGACTCAATCAAACTCaaaaaagaggaggcagaagaaaaaGGCTGGCAGCCAGTCAAAGAACCAAGAGGTAACCACTTCAAACACCAGGCACTGGGGTGACAGAAGCAATCGGTTCGGGCTGTTAATGGTTGAAAGCTTGGAGGAGCACGTAGAGACCTCAGAGCTTGAATAA
- the Aste1 gene encoding protein asteroid homolog 1 isoform X3 codes for MTLANHWNCPVLSSDSDFCIFDLKSGFCPLSSFQWRNLNIVKTTQDYYIPAKCFSLDAFCHYFSNMNKALLPLFAVLCGNDHVNLPIIETFISKARLPLSSKGRRYQRVVGLLNWLSHFDDPTEALDHVLKHLPKKGREDVKELLCCSMEEYQPSQVKLQDFFHCGTYVCPDALNLGLPEWVQVALAKGQLPPFISDALVLQRTFLHTQVENMQRPNAHKIAQPIRQIIYGLLLNASSHPEDISQNTVPSQPLAFNEVERVNKNIKISVVYAKQLLKDHSDLSKLTENIGCFQLPLARRQMLLLEALKVKQVVLESIPALLQLPVAVTCYWLQSTEAKAKLHHLQALLLGMLMEPLHAIINCPGEEDPRAGGAKTLYEELQRVKTPTRPGARLDLDTAHVFCQWQCCLQMGLYLNQLLSTPLPEPDLTQLYSGSLVHGLCQQLLASTSAESLLNMCPEAKQLYEHLFNATRSCAPAELFLPKTQSNSKKRRQKKKAGSQSKNQEVTTSNTRHWGDRSNRFGLLMVESLEEHVETSELE; via the exons ATGACACTTGCCAATCACTGGAACTGTCCTGTGCTATCATCAGATAGTGACTTTTGCATTTTTGACCTGAAAAGTGGGTTCTGCCCACTGAGCAGCTTTCAGTGGAGAAATCTGAACATTGTTAAGACTACACAAGATTACTATATTCCTGCCAAATGTTTTTCCCTTGATGCATTCTGCCATTACTTCAGCAACATGAACAAAGCTCTATTACCTCTCTTTGCGGTGCTATGTGGAAATGACCATGTTAACCTGCCCATCATAGAGACATTCATAAGTAAAGCGCGTCTTCCTCTTAGTTCTAAGGGGAGGAGGTATCAACGAGTTGTGGGACTTCTGAACTGGTTGTCTCATTTTGATGACCCCACTGAAGCACTAGATCATGTCCTGAAGCATCTCCCCAAAAAGGGTCGAGAAGATGTCAAGGAACTTCTCTGCTGTTCCATGGAGGAATACCAGCCTTCCCAGGTGAAGCTGCAGGACTTCTTCCACTGTGGTACTTACGTCTGTCCAGACGCTTTGAATCTGGGCTTACCAGAGTGGGTACAAGTAGCTCTAGCCAAAGGCCAGCTACCACCTTTCATCAGTGATGCTTTGGTGCTCCAAAGGACCTTTCTTCACACACAGGTAGAAAATATGCAGCGACCAAATGCCCACAAAATAGCTCAGCCCATCCGGCAAATCATCTATGGGCTTCTTTTGAATGCCTCATCACATCCAGAAGATATATCCCAGAATACAGTGCCTTCTCAGCCTCTGGCTTTCAATGAAGTGGaaagagttaataaaaatatcaaaatatcagTTGTTTATGCAAAGCAGCTACTCAAGGATCATTCTGACTTAAGCAAATTGACTGAG AACATTGGATGTTTTCAGCTCCCCTTGGCTAGGCGGCAGATGCTTCTGTTGGAAGCCCTGAAGGTCAAACAGGTCGTCCTGGAGTCCATCCCTGCTCTGCTGCAGCTGCCCGTTGCTGTCACTTGTTACTGGTTGCAGTCCACAGAGGCCAAGGCAAAGCTCCATCATCTGCAGGCCTTACTGCTGGGGATGCTGATGGAGCCCTTGCATGCCATCATCAACTGCCCTG GTGAGGAAGATCCACGGGCAGGTGGTGCCAAGACGCTGTATGAAGAGTTACAACGGGTGAAGACGCCCACGCGGCCGGGTGCCAGGCTGGACTTAGACACAGCTCACGTCTTCTGTCAGTGGCAGTGCTGCCTCCAGATGGGGCTGTATCTCAACCAGCTCCTGTCCACTCCTCTGCCAGAGCCAGACCTAACTCA GTTGTACAGTGGAAGCCTGGTGCATGGACTCTGCCAGCAACTGCTAGCATCCACCTCTGCAGAAAGCCTCCTGAACATGTGTCCTGAGGCAAAGCAACTTTATGAACATCTGTTCAATGCCACGAGGTCATGTGCCCCAGCTGAACTGTTTTTACCAAAGACTCAATCAAACTCaaaaaagaggaggcagaagaaaaaGGCTGGCAGCCAGTCAAAGAACCAAGAGGTAACCACTTCAAACACCAGGCACTGGGGTGACAGAAGCAATCGGTTCGGGCTGTTAATGGTTGAAAGCTTGGAGGAGCACGTAGAGACCTCAGAGCTTGAATAA